The nucleotide window gttcggctacgactGTAAATCACtgtttgcatagtgcattactaTGTGGATGCAACTGGGAAtgtcttctatgtcattagttaaaataaatgttaaaaaaaaacaactcgaatgaaatcattcttggatagaagaggtaaatgtcttgcaattgtattaatttctatgattttggtagcactactcaaactaagcccacaagctagcaaacatgacataagTTAAAAGGACATCTCCAGGTAAACGTTTGatgggttgcatagcctactcaaatgtcagtaaaccaagtaggccttaattaattAACTTAATTTCATAGCCTAGGTtggttagcaacaccaggttgagatatgcaagtaagcagatcattaacgttagccttctatttattgtcatcaaaactgcagaggataGGCTAGAGGGACTGTTGtagtaggtgaaatttcacggggaaactacgatgattggtcaaatttgcgaaaaagttgcggtgtttggacaaaattgcgaggtcgcccagaattcgcgtggatttgctgaatttgtgTTAATTGTTGCGAGCAAAATCGCATTCCTGGAGGTAGGCTACTGAATAGGATGGGTGATTGCACAAATCCAAAACGATAGACCATTTGGAGAAACGAATGTCCAAGATTGAATTTCTGTACAAATAAGGGGAATTAGTGTGAAGGGAACAAAGTGCTATGACCATCCGGATGACCTAAAGAGGGCTGTAACCTCTTGGAAGTAGCTGTGATCGTGATTTCTAATTTTCACGACTTTTCATAGATCTGTTTATAGaaggttttttttaaagatttttTAAAAGGTCTGCAGCGCCACAGAGTGGACATTTCGTTTTATTGTTTCAATTTCATATGTCATTGTTATCATATTATCATGGGTATTTTCTCAGTTTATCAACATTCTCTTCATGAATGAAATTATGACGTAATGGCGTCGTAGCTAGGTGGCCAAGCTATTACGTCACAATGGACTTGTGAGTATAAATTGCCATACCTGATTGACAGTACACACAAACTTCTATAATCATTGGTGAACACATGCTTTTAAATGCACAGGAGATATTTGGTCAGATTTCAAAGCCAAAGACTGAATGATCTTTGATCTTGTTAAACACTTTTCCCAAAGCAACTCTTCACAGAGAAAAAAGGTAAGTccttatgaaaaaaaaatccttaCTGAAGTAGCAGTTAGGTACGCTAATTTGAATATGTCCTGATTCCATGTGCCCTACAGGCCTACATTAATTCTTTCTGTGGAATTCCTGCTTTTTAGGCCTTCTGCAATATGAATAACGGTAGGCCACCTACTGGCAGACCGACTGGAGGTAGGCTCTTGCCCCGGCGAGAGAGAagatcctccatccctgagatGAAGGTCTTAAGTGACAAAAAGTTCAGTCACAGGGTAGTGATGCAAGAATCTGCTGGGCGCTCACATGTGGCTGGCCTGGAAGAGCCCACCAGGTACCCCCTGTTGCCAACGCACAGACGGCCTGGACCAATGCTGACCAATGCTGTTCCACGGAAGACCAATGCAGCTGTCCACTGCTGCAAACTGCCCCCACTTCCCCATACCCTCAACTTTCTCAGCCCTGAATATCCTGCGACTTACGCTGATGAGAACATCAAGATGGTGTCTGCTGTTACAAACAACTACAATATGGTTGCTTCTGATGGACATCCCCAAAAGGTGTTTCCCCTTCTTGTGGAAGAATCCAACATGGCAGCATCCTCTCTGAAGAACATCAAGAAGAAAGATGTCCCTCCGGTAAAAGGGTCCCAGAAGGCGGTCCAGCAGTCCACCACTGAGCTAAATAACAATGACAAGAAAGCTGATGCAGCTGTCCACTGCTGCAAGCTGCCCCTGCTTAACAACGATATCGAACACGTTTCTGATGGACATCTCCAAATACTGTCTCCCCTGCTTGTGGAAGAATCCATTAAGACAGCCTCCACGGTGAGCAGCAGGGAGGTGACTCCTCTGAAAGACCTCAAGAAGAAAGATGTCCCTCTGGTAAAAGGGTCTCAAAAGGCAGTCGAGCAGTCCATTGAGCTGATTAACAACGAGAAGGAAGCTCAGACCAATAAGACTCCATTCCCACCTGCCTCAAGCCAGGATGTCGGCACCAGGAAGCCCCAGCCTCCCTCCAAACTGCCGGTTAGAAAAACAATTGGTCAACGCACACTGAAGAAGAAAATGGCTGAAGTTGCCGCCAATGCACTACAGGTTCTAAATACAGAGGTCATTGCTGATGTCTCTGCTGATGGCAAGACTCCAGATGCAAAGATTGCTGAGGATCTTGGCATTGTGGCTACTTGTGAGAAGAAGAAAGACCTCAAGAAGAAAGATGTCCCTCAGGTAAAAGAGTCCCAGAAGGCAGTCGAGCCGTCCACTGAGCTGATTAACAACGAGAAGGAAGCTCAGACCAAAAAGACTGTATTCCCACCTGCCTCAAAGCAGGATGTCGGCACCAGGAAGCCCCAGCCTCCCTCCAAAATACCGGTTAGAAAGACCTTTGGTCAACacacactgaccaagaaaaTGGTTGAAGCGGCTACGTGCAGTTTTGGTGACTCGGTGGCTACCAGGATGGTACCCAGAGCCACATCCCGCAGCAAGCCGGAGGATATCTGGGAGCGCAGAAGGGCAGGAAAGCACAGCGAGAGGCCCCTTCTCCTGCAACGCAGTAGGTTCAAGGCAAAGCTGCCGGGCAGCAGGCGGGTGTCCCAGTCCCCCACTCTGCTGCTCATCACAGAGGTGGACGAGTGCTCGCCCTCAAACTCTAAGGCCTCATCACCTGCCGAAACAGAGAGTAGCCCTTCTGCCACCATTCAGCCACGCCCTCCAGCTGGACCCCGCCCACCAAGACGGCCAAATAACAGGCTGACCCAACCGAGGAGCCAGAGCACGTTTGGATTTAGAGCGTATGAGGACGAGACTGAGGAGGATGAACAGGACAGGCAGATGCTGGAGGCAATGCTCTCACCATGGTTTAGGAGCAAGAGCCGTGGATCTTGAAAGGATCAGCCACATATTCTCAGTGCATTTACAATAAAGTGTTTAACACACACCCAAAAACATATTACAAGCTGTTGTGATCTGGTTTAAGAGCAAGAGTCGTGGCTTTTGAAGGGATCAGCGGCATATTCTCAGGGCGTTTGCAATAAAGTGACACACAACCAACTTACTTGTTATGGTCTGATTATTTACaaagtgtatatatacacattttacacatacagtataaaaaaaTCTGATTCGTATCAAAGGATCTGTCTGTCATGACAACAGACAACAAGGTAGTAATCACAAATGACCAGAGACTTTATACAGCTGAATTCATACTAAGGTCAGTGGTTTGGCTTTGTGATTACAAGTAATCATGATGACATACAGTAGattatcttttctttttactttgtGCCATCATAACCAGTGTTATAAAACTAACACCACTATTTGTAGCTGTGGAAGATAAAAAGCTCTAATACAGTCTGTGTTGGGAGTAATGTAGTACATGTAATGGAAATAGTTATTTAGAATATAAAATATGAGTAACTTTAGGTACAGCTCCAATTTAAATGTAGCCGTGCTAACACCAACACTCAGTTGAGATTGAGAATGGGTCGGGGGAGCCCTGGTTCACTTCCGATTTCCAAGGGGCATAACTAACACACATTAGTTAAAATTGAAAGCAGATGTATTCTTTACCAAATGGACCCTTGTTGCCTTGCATTTTCATCTGATATATAATATGGTGATATGCAgaattcttttttctttttaatttatATAATTTTATCTAAAGGTAATGCTGATTTGTGATGTTTGGGCTTCTGCACTTGTTCCTCTGTCACAGTGTAACAATGTGGTACTATGTGTAGTGTTGGGGTGGCGAACATTTCCTGTTTGTATTGTTATGCTTTGCCTCTGATGACTGGGATCAGCCTGTTATCTGTGTTTTGGCAGGTGATGAGGCCCTAGAGTTTGCCCTATCATGTTAAGCGGTGCTTGCAACATAATGTGAAACTAAAATCTAAGATAATAGACAATTATGattaaagacaaacaaacacacaaaatgcacCACATATACAAAACCTCCGGAGTAGTCTACAAATCTGTCGTTGCATAACAAATCAATGAACGTGCTGGTAGGCGTTTGACATGACATTTGATGGATACGGCGGTTGATAGGAAGGGAGGTTTTTGGCATCACTCCCACGCTATAGATAAGTGCCAAAAAATGCATtacaatatggctgccgagtggagggacttagGACGAATTAGGACTATGTAATGTGTGGGTaggacagtggttctcaaaccttTTCACTTTtgaggtggggaattttcaagccccactTGATCCCATCAAACTGGCAAAATGGTAACGTTAAAATATTTTCCTGGAACCAGTACGTTGACTATTGACTACATTGTGTTACTATAAAACATCAAAATTTAAACAATTACAATTTTAATGGActgttttaattattttttgtgTATGGTTTTACCGGTAGACGGGCCTGTTGCTCCCACCAGTTCGTCCCTCTGTATTTTGCCGTCACCGTCATCGAGGGAAAACCAGGCATTATCGAAGGGGAACTCATACACCTCTTTATTTCCTATGTCATCTATcaccacctaaacacacacaaacaaaacaaaactgatACAAAATGTTCTTTTTACATGGTTATAGCTATGGTTAGGCTATAGTATATGgaggccaagcagcgaagctgcattCTTTTTTAAAGACCAGTCATTTCATGGATTCAggatatgcatcctgataaagttcccttggcctttggaattaaaatagccccacatcatcacatacccttcaccatatctcACAGTTGGCATGGAGTAAGCATCTCTCAATGGAGGGAGGTTTGTTCAGGCTTTGTATAATAAGTATTGTATAATAAGTATTTATTCATGTCTCAAGAACTATCAAAAtacctcattatcagggtcAATAAGTGAGAATAGTCCATGTTCAATATGATATTTAGGCTTCTCTTAAAAGTGATGCGTGAGTGAGCAGAATTCaatacaatttctccattgacaattggggTATAAGCAATAAAAACGTAACTGCacatggtagacttaaaaccagctatggctgtactaagcgattgtatatgctcatatagacagcaaaagttcatggggcactaaccttgttttgagataaatgtcttttattcgcgatgtcttgggataagtacttcattacccacaatcctgaacaatcccacagtgatgcctctgattggtggaaaggccgtcatggtcatagtttgaaactttctcagctaaaattattgacaaagatggcggagtcttttactgcctatggcaaaaatcttaatgtgaatgaaaactttctagacgaacatttgtacttgtatcaacaaagattgtggtttatatatcacacaaacacttaacacttaacttttcaggtagccgataggctaatcattagcctttcagacattagaatgtcattataatgctgctaacattagcctgCCCTACATGTTGCaacaacacaggtatgaaatatattatgttttagtgaccttgttgtttctatgaacatgaattgttgtttataggaaacatcaacttagtcgaggcataaaaagccctgtatatcctcattaagtacttaaagttttgaactagctagctagctgatagcacaagctggatgctaccaccggctagcagctagacactgcagtaaaatggtCCTAGCAAACAGTCCATTCCCCcgtgaatatttcactgtttcaaggatgaaatccaaaggggtgaaaaccactttaaatcgggtcacattattgactgttgtgtgtccgagggtTAGCTTGTGGgatttgtaagggccagcatgagggacaagacctacaaatttgtgtggtgagttttgcagggaggttggtaatgctagttaacattagctaggctactgtagccttcatactgtacgagtcatatcatcaatcattaacctagaaatacttcttcgtacatttaatgaacattttgtgtaataattcacagcaagttaataaactgaatatggtggcccaagagcagaccatgcaccggtccatgcatcagGATGGCAGTCAGATACAAAGCACTGCACAATATTCCTAAAATTAACGTTAACCGCCAGCCGCAGGCGGTTCATATGGGCAGGTAGGGCAACGCCCTACTAAAAAAATCATCCACCCAAAAAAGTAGTTCCTCCTCAATAAATAATTGTTGCATGTGAATTCATACTTATATAAATGCATTTTTACTATTTCTGATCCTTGAAAGTTTGAGTTTTAAAAGATATTCTTAGTTTGATTCGCCGTGCTGTATTGGGACAGGACAGCTCAACGACCGCATTCGTCTTTAGATTTATGGtattaccagagaatgtctaataaggggagaactttcactctcggaactcttccggtgtggtactgcatctaggggcgctcgcgggcgagtccagaatgaatggaggtctgtggagctgtacccctcaaaatccacttttctcgggatatattttttttcaagtaatttgaatattgtattcgaaaggggaggcaaagacaatacacttggttgagtattatattttttaaagtcattaaattgttctaaaaaatccagcctttcaaacgtgtcaatgtcattcattagcatgatcatagcatagcatagcatcaatgctagcgtgttatgggcaacaacgacccaacctgtaagaaaacgaaaggacatgactcccgaATTATTTctcttttgattgataatccatatccattttgcgaaaaataaaataaaatctgagggtttcagttgttaaataggtgaaaacaataaatttagccatgtagctccatatgaccccatgtattttggactcgcccacgatcgccatctaggtgaactctggtgaactgcagccaaattcaGTTTATATGGGATTAATGGAGAGTGGGGAGGCCCTCCGTAGAGGGGCTTTggtcatgtcaacccattccataaccactcatttaatgtatagcgccacctagttaaaaacaaaaaagtaaaaatgaggtgttgtaatcgcaggtatgttttgtgtttgtgatgggctgtgcctaggttgatggttggttggccaaggttttttatggttatggttcagtccacatcaacgggacggaccaacctagccaaccttgaccatgcctgggctggttaagagtattttgggtattggatatttcaatgtggtaatatggtggcagcatggaggggagtgtctccaggacgctggtttcactgttaagccttcatgaggtgtcgtgggcctaacttaacgaaacatcggtgaatgagggtgcccacttgataaccccaatgacatgccgcatactatataggctactgctgttggatgggccatttgtattgtgcttgtgaccatttgttggcggatttgtgggtagtgtgctttttaaagttaaacttgagcaggggcttctgaatgtgtttttaccttggattttggcacaagggattttaacatctaatcctgtgtattaatgtaacctaacatggtcaaaactgcacgaagtgtaggatcattatgacaccctctgaatgcacgccaagtttcatggaattccgttcatggggggggccacacaataaattaatttatgttactgtacaccaactggcctataggtggccggacacagttttctgtgaatatctcgagaaccgtagggcctaggaggaccacctttttttgtatgttggtcttaaagggccatgtcaacccatcccattgccacttatttcatgtatagtgccacctagttaaaaattaaaaagcaaaaaattaggtgttttaatcacaatatctctggctgacatggtcaaaactgcacaaaattgaa belongs to Alosa sapidissima isolate fAloSap1 chromosome 20, fAloSap1.pri, whole genome shotgun sequence and includes:
- the LOC121694423 gene encoding uncharacterized protein LOC121694423 isoform X1, with the protein product MIFDLVKHFSQSNSSQRKKAFCNMNNGRPPTGRPTGGRLLPRRERRSSIPEMKVLSDKKFSHRVVMQESAGRSHVAGLEEPTRYPLLPTHRRPGPMLTNAVPRKTNAAVHCCKLPPLPHTLNFLSPEYPATYADENIKMVSAVTNNYNMVASDGHPQKVFPLLVEESNMAASSLKNIKKKDVPPVKGSQKAVQQSTTELNNNDKKADAAVHCCKLPLLNNDIEHVSDGHLQILSPLLVEESIKTASTVSSREVTPLKDLKKKDVPLVKGSQKAVEQSIELINNEKEAQTNKTPFPPASSQDVGTRKPQPPSKLPVRKTIGQRTLKKKMAEVAANALQVLNTEVIADVSADGKTPDAKIAEDLGIVATCEKKKDLKKKDVPQVKESQKAVEPSTELINNEKEAQTKKTVFPPASKQDVGTRKPQPPSKIPVRKTFGQHTLTKKMVEAATCSFGDSVATRMVPRATSRSKPEDIWERRRAGKHSERPLLLQRSRFKAKLPGSRRVSQSPTLLLITEVDECSPSNSKASSPAETESSPSATIQPRPPAGPRPPRRPNNRLTQPRSQSTFGFRAYEDETEEDEQDRQMLEAMLSPWFRSKSRGS
- the LOC121694423 gene encoding uncharacterized protein LOC121694423 isoform X2, translated to MIFDLVKHFSQSNSSQRKKAFCNMNNGRPPTGRPTGGRLLPRRERRSSIPEMKVLSDKKFSHRVVMQESAGRSHVAGLEEPTRYPLLPTHRRPGPMLTNAVPRKTNAAVHCCKLPPLPHTLNFLSPEYPATYADENIKMVSAVTNNYNMVASDGHPQKVFPLLVEESNMAASSLKNIKKKDVPPVKGSQKAVQQSTTELNNNDKKADAAVHCCKLPHLQILSPLLVEESIKTASTVSSREVTPLKDLKKKDVPLVKGSQKAVEQSIELINNEKEAQTNKTPFPPASSQDVGTRKPQPPSKLPVRKTIGQRTLKKKMAEVAANALQVLNTEVIADVSADGKTPDAKIAEDLGIVATCEKKKDLKKKDVPQVKESQKAVEPSTELINNEKEAQTKKTVFPPASKQDVGTRKPQPPSKIPVRKTFGQHTLTKKMVEAATCSFGDSVATRMVPRATSRSKPEDIWERRRAGKHSERPLLLQRSRFKAKLPGSRRVSQSPTLLLITEVDECSPSNSKASSPAETESSPSATIQPRPPAGPRPPRRPNNRLTQPRSQSTFGFRAYEDETEEDEQDRQMLEAMLSPWFRSKSRGS
- the LOC121694423 gene encoding uncharacterized protein LOC121694423 isoform X3, encoding MNNGRPPTGRPTGGRLLPRRERRSSIPEMKVLSDKKFSHRVVMQESAGRSHVAGLEEPTRYPLLPTHRRPGPMLTNAVPRKTNAAVHCCKLPPLPHTLNFLSPEYPATYADENIKMVSAVTNNYNMVASDGHPQKVFPLLVEESNMAASSLKNIKKKDVPPVKGSQKAVQQSTTELNNNDKKADAAVHCCKLPLLNNDIEHVSDGHLQILSPLLVEESIKTASTVSSREVTPLKDLKKKDVPLVKGSQKAVEQSIELINNEKEAQTNKTPFPPASSQDVGTRKPQPPSKLPVRKTIGQRTLKKKMAEVAANALQVLNTEVIADVSADGKTPDAKIAEDLGIVATCEKKKDLKKKDVPQVKESQKAVEPSTELINNEKEAQTKKTVFPPASKQDVGTRKPQPPSKIPVRKTFGQHTLTKKMVEAATCSFGDSVATRMVPRATSRSKPEDIWERRRAGKHSERPLLLQRSRFKAKLPGSRRVSQSPTLLLITEVDECSPSNSKASSPAETESSPSATIQPRPPAGPRPPRRPNNRLTQPRSQSTFGFRAYEDETEEDEQDRQMLEAMLSPWFRSKSRGS